The sequence AAAGCTTTCCGGAGCTGATGCGGGAGCTCGATGAAGAGGAGGCTTATCCAGACGCTGATTCTTAGGATCAATAGAACGTATGCTGTTGTTTATTTATTACGCAGTTGTGGCTGAAGCCACTTCTGCAAGGCAGGGGACGTTTCAGACAGTTTCTGCTTCGCACGCTGGTCTGAACGTCCCGCCTTTCAATTGTTCTTATCCTCTGTAAATTTATAGCCGACATCCCCATTCAACCGCCTGCTTGAAGATCTGTTGCTATTCATTTAACTCATTAAGCCATGCGATAATAACTGTTCCAGATGTTCCGCAGGCTGTAAGAGCAAGTATAAGTGTTATCCCTGATAATAGATTGATTATTTTTTTCATTGCATTTACTCCCTGACTTTCAAGATTATATTCGTCCTTTTCTTTCTTCAATCATTTTTACGAATCCATCAACTGCTTCCGGTGTTTGGTGGTTAAAAAATAAACTTGTCTTTGTGTCTAATGCTGTGATTTTATTCATATCCCCTTCTGAAAGCTGAAAATCAAAGATCTCAAGATTTTCCTTTATTCGTTCTGTATGAGTAGACTTTGCCAGAGCAACAATATTCCTCTGCGTAAGCCATCTTAAAATGACCTGTGCGGCAGATTTATCATATTTATCTGTGATTTCCTTTAATATTGGGTTATTAAACATGTTGTTTTTTCCTTCTCCAAACGGTGCCCATGCTTCCATCTGGACACCACGTTTCACCATGTTTTCCTGTGCATTGATCTGTTGATGAAGTGGATTTGTTTCAACCTGATTTACCTGCGGTGCAATCTTATTAAAAGCGACCATATCCGCTAATCTGTCGGGTGAAAAGTTGCTGACACCGATTGCTCTGATTTTTCCTTCCTCATATAAATCCTGCAATGCATGATATGCACCGTAATAATCACTGTACGGCTGATGAAGCAGCACCAAATCTATATAATCTGCCTTCAATTTTTCCATGGACTTTAATACAGATTGTCTTGTCTTCTCATAACCATAATTGTCAATCCATACCTTTGTAGTAATAAATAATTCCTCTCTTACAATCCCGCATTTGCTGATTGCATTTCCAACTTCCTCTTCATTGAAATAAGATTGTGCTGTATCAATATGTCTGTATCCTGCATTAATCGCATCGAGTACGCATTTTTCACAATCTTCCTTTGATATCTGAAATACTCCAAAACCTAATTTTGGCATCTTTACGCCATTACTCAATGTTACATATTCCATATTTTAACTCTCCTTGACATTCTGTACTTTTTTAAATATAATCTGATTATAATAGCCGGTAGTTACTACCGGTCAATACCTATTTTATAATTTTGTTGTTAAATGTTAAAGTGAATTCGTGATTCACCTATTAAATTCGTGTTAGAGGATTTTAGTCTTACACGATATATGGTATGGTAAAGATGGTGGATTCCTCCGATAAAGGAGGTCTATTATGCCCAAGAAAAAAGTATATGACCAGAAGCATCTTTCTACCAGTCAACGTATCCATATCGAAAAGGGCTTGAATGAGGGACTTTCCTTCGCTGCCATTGCAAGGAAGCTGGATAAACATCCAAGCACCATCACAAAAGAAGTGAAGAAATACCGCACTTTTCAGCCTTATGACGCTGATCCCCAAAAGCCGTCCCGGTGTGCTCTGTTCAAAGAATGTACCATGCGGTTCCTCTGTGATGAAAAGGATTGTGTGAAAATGTGCAAATCCTGTTTTGATGTAAAACTGCAGGTTGTTAAATGTTCTTATCTTTGTCCTGAATACAAAGAACCACAATGTCCTTCCGTCCGAAAAGCTCCTTATGTCTGCAATAGCTGCCCTAAAAGCAAACGGTGTAATAAGCATAAAGCATTCTATATCGCCCAAAATGCGGATAAGTCATATCAGGAACTGCTTGTATCCTGCCGTTTAGGCATCAACCAAAATCCTGCCGATATCGCAATGCTGGATGATTTAATTTCACCT is a genomic window of Lacrimispora sphenoides containing:
- a CDS encoding aldo/keto reductase; protein product: MEYVTLSNGVKMPKLGFGVFQISKEDCEKCVLDAINAGYRHIDTAQSYFNEEEVGNAISKCGIVREELFITTKVWIDNYGYEKTRQSVLKSMEKLKADYIDLVLLHQPYSDYYGAYHALQDLYEEGKIRAIGVSNFSPDRLADMVAFNKIAPQVNQVETNPLHQQINAQENMVKRGVQMEAWAPFGEGKNNMFNNPILKEITDKYDKSAAQVILRWLTQRNIVALAKSTHTERIKENLEIFDFQLSEGDMNKITALDTKTSLFFNHQTPEAVDGFVKMIEERKGRI